ATCGATAAAATAGACCGGATTGTCCAATGCATAAACGTAGGGCGAAAAACGCCTGGATTTTTCTGCCAGCGGATTGATATTCATCCATCGACCAATCGCAGGATCATAATTCCGGGCACCGTAGTCGTATAGGTTTAATCTTAATTCATGCTGAAATTCTTTTCCGTTATAGCTGTATCGATAAGGGTTTACTATTGTCTTTTTCTGTTCCGTCCAGATACCCGAAATACCATTTTCAGGGACTATAAAAGCATACTTTTGTGTATTATAGCCTTTGTGTTCCAGTCCGTACGGATAATAATGACTTTCGCGGATGATTTTAAGGGCATCGGTAGTATTGTCCTTTGCCCAGCTCAGACGCACATTACCCAAATGATCGGTATAATTGTACACATACGTAAAATCCATTCCGCTGTCACTATTCGTTACAGCCACATATCCTTCTTCATGCTGAAAGAATTTCAATTCGCCGTCTTCATACTGGAATCCGCCCAGATAATCGGTAACGGTAGTCTTATCGCCAACAGTGACTTTCTTTTGTCTTTTTTCACCCACAGCATTGTAAAGATACACAATTTTGTCACCGTTGGAAAAGGTAATGACTACCGGTAAATTCAGGTGGTTGTAGGTAATATTGGTGATGTTCTTGTTGGCATCCCGGATCAGATTGCCAGAAGCATCATAAGTATAATCATCCGTAGCGCCGTTTTCTACAACTGTCTGAGCAGTAATATGCAGGCTCAGTAAGCATAACATCCAAAACATTTTTTTCATATCACATTGCGTTTAAATTCTGCCTGATTTTTACAGAAAAGTTAAACTCAAATTTTAAAATGTTTTCGCAATTTTCCTAAACCATATAGTTCTAAATAATACCTATTTGGTATAAAATAAATTAGAATATTATTTATATTTTGATATTTTCTTTATATTGCTGTTTCCCCGCCACCATTTATTTTAAATAAAAACGATTATTATGGTTAACAGGGTACTGCTTAAAATCCGGCTGTTGCGACTTGAAAAAAAGTATTCGCAGGAATATATTGCTTTGCGGATGAATATTTCACAAAGCTATTACGGACGCATTGAAAATGGAAAAACCACTCTTTCCATAAAACGATTGTTACAGTTGCTCGTTATATTAGAAACCGATTGTGCTGCCTTTTTTAATGACCTTGAGGAAGTGAATACATTTGAGGTTTGATACCTGAAAAAATGCTATTTAAAAGCCATATACAGAGTGGCTTTTTTGGTTTTATTGACAACAAAATACAGTATAATCTGACTCTATATACGCAATTATACTCAAAATAAGAATTATTGTTATTTTGGCATCCGGATGTTCCAGAATTATACTTTATTTACCACACAATTATTTTTCAAAAACGTAAAAATCAACGTAAAACAAGGCATGCAGTATTTTTATAAGGTTGACCTTAATTTTTAAAGAACTACTAAACGGATGGATTTTTTGAACTACAATTGCTTCTGAATCCAATATAGAAATGTTAGCAGATCCATGAAAATTGAAGTTGACAGGGCGGTATCGTAACCAGAAAAAGTACCTGAAATTATCGTCCTTAATGGCAGCAATCTGCAAAGGGAAGTTTTAGCTATTATGAAAAATTTATTTTTAAAAGTAGCACTATTGCTGTTTTTATTAAGTGCAGGCCTATTTTTAGGCAATGGAAAAAATGAAGTAGCGGTTATAAAAAATAAGACTACTGATTTTTTAGACAATTACTACCCAAACAGGTATAACCTGGGAAAATCTCTTGAAACTACGGTCAATAAACAAACGCTTATTATTTCAGAAATTTTAAATGAATCCGGCAAAAGTATTTCCGGCTATATTGTTACCAGTAAAGATTATCAGGAACTTTTATATTTTGCTGATTATAAAAGGGAATTATTTGAAATTGTATGCTATGATTTTATACAGCATGCTACTGATCTGATTAATTTTACAACAAACAGTCACTTTGAATCATTTGTCAGAACAGACTTAATTAACGAAATTGAAAAGGGAAATTCATCCCCAGCTACCGCAATGAAATTTTGGGGAACATCCTGTGGTCCTCCTTTTTCACTTGAGGAAAATTCCTGTTACAGAAACTGTTGTTACTATGTATTATGGGTCAATACCGGTTGTGATGTTGTTGGATGTTAACCCAATATTTGATATTTGAGGTTTGATTTATTGTGGGTACCAACTTTAACCTAATATGATGAAAAAACATATCCTATTTCTATTCCTGTTTATGTTTACCGCAATACAATTGCATTCCCAAAAGATACTGGTTATTGACTCCTTAACCCAAAAACCAATCCCGTATATAACTGTCCGGTACAATAAAAATGACGGAACCTATACCGATGAAA
This region of Flavobacterium inviolabile genomic DNA includes:
- a CDS encoding RHS repeat-associated core domain-containing protein, with protein sequence MKKMFWMLCLLSLHITAQTVVENGATDDYTYDASGNLIRDANKNITNITYNHLNLPVVITFSNGDKIVYLYNAVGEKRQKKVTVGDKTTVTDYLGGFQYEDGELKFFQHEEGYVAVTNSDSGMDFTYVYNYTDHLGNVRLSWAKDNTTDALKIIRESHYYPYGLEHKGYNTQKYAFIVPENGISGIWTEQKKTIVNPYRYSYNGKEFQHELRLNLYDYGARNYDPAIGRWMNINPLAEKSRRFSPYVYALDNPVYFIDPDGMQAISTSNIYDDRIQMTTAVGNEKYGENDDPGDKFVTLRDAAHDFGKLYNGFSIINKTELHTIFYKTKDSEGNPYYTYSVPSKGTNGSVSFDIVKSDIKSVMNDKNAEIMADGHTHGADRPVSIGGGKFTSDDNKFSDDDISIYKNTYTNSDGSIGNPYRKPVIGFLGTPNGGINEFDPNKNYGKSKPGEARPYNKPIFTDLPSDPNSKNLRLNTISPNVVSRILPK
- a CDS encoding helix-turn-helix domain-containing protein; amino-acid sequence: MVNRVLLKIRLLRLEKKYSQEYIALRMNISQSYYGRIENGKTTLSIKRLLQLLVILETDCAAFFNDLEEVNTFEV